Part of the Synechococcus sp. HK01-R genome is shown below.
TTTCAGTCACACTCAAGCCGCCACGACTACGTGGCAGAACGTGATCAATCGACTCTGATGGTTTGCCGCAATAAATGCAACTTTTGCCCGTGAACTTATGCAGGGATTGACGCCATCGTCGGACACGCAATTTGGGACATAGATCTTCAAGGAAAACCGCATCCCTGCTGTGCATCCGAGTGCCTCGGTTGTGCGTAGTTTGCCCTCTCTCCCCGGTGCGTCAATGTGTCGAAGACTGCATTTCAGAAGGTTCATCTCGCTCCGGGATCACAGCATTTCCTGCCTGCTTGTGCCTTGGCTGAGAAGCCCTAAGATGGTTTTTGCTGACTGATTCAGCCACGGCTTCAACAACGGCATCGCAGTGTTATCTCGGGCTCTCTCCTGCAGGTCTTGTGCAGGTGATGCATCCCTTTGATGCCGTCACCCAGGCTCAGATCAGAAGGATCCGACCCCGGGGGGTGTGGCGCGGTGCCAAGCGAGGCTGGGAATTCCCCTTGGCCGCGGCGAAGGAGCTTCAGGCCCAGCTGGGCCCGCGGTTTCCGGTGCGCGACGATCTGGCCCGCTGGATGGCCTGGCATCAGCATCCGATGCCGCCGTTGCCTTCCCATCGCCAGTTGGTTGCATTGGCCGATCTGGATCAGGCGCTGCCTGACGGACGTCAGCCGCTGCCCCATCAGCGCAGTGGTGCCCGATGGTTGCTGGCCCGCAGAGGCGCGGTCCTCGCCGATGAGATGGGTCTTGGCAAGACCCTCACCGTCCTGCTGGCGGCCCGTGCCATGCAACGTGCCCTCCCGCTGGAGCTGGTGGTGGTGGCCCCGGTCGGACTCCATGACCACTGGCGGCGGGAGGCTGATGCCTTGGGCCTCAGCCCTACGTTGCTCAGTTGGGCTCGACTCCCTGACGACCTGCCCGAGGCGGGAACGCTGCTGGTGGTGGATGAGGCCCATTTCGGCCAGTCGATGCAGGCCCAGCGCACCCAGGCTCTGCTGCGCCTCGCCCGTCACCCCCGGTTGCGGGCGATCTGGCTGCTCACGGGCACGCCGATGAAGAATGGCCGGCCCGATCAGCTCTATCCATTACTGGCGGCGATTGATCATCCGATCGCCCGAGACCAACGCCAGTTTGAGGAGCGTTACTGCCAGGGTCATTGGCGCGAGCAGGCTGGTCAGAGGCGCTGGCAGGCCGGCGGCGCCAGTCAGTTGGAGGAGTTGCGACGGTTCACCCGCCCGCTGGTGCTCCATCGGCGCAAGCAGCGCCTTTTGGGGTTGCCGCCGAAGGAGCGGCGCTTTGAGCCTCTCCAGCTGGAGGATGCTGAGGCCCGCGGGATGGATCACCGTCTTGCTCAGGTGATTGAGGAGTACCGCCGAAGGGTGCGGGCTGGATCGGTGCGCTCCGATGCGGAATCCTTTGCTGTGCTGACGGCCCTGCGCCGAATTGCTGCGGAGTTCAAATTGCCTGCGGCGGCCAGCCTGGTGGAAACACTGCGTCGCCAGGGACAGGCGGTTGTGCTCTTCAGCAGCTTTGTGGAGCCCCTGCATCTTTTGCAGCAGCGCCTGGGGGGTGTCGTGCTGAGCGGGCGATTACGACCTGAGGATCGTCAGGGGGTGGTGGATCGCTTTCAGGCGGGTGAGACCGATTTGCTGCTGAGCACCTATGGCACCGGCGGTCTTGGTTTCACCTTGCATCGGGCCCGCAGGGTGGTGTTGCTGGAACGGCCCTGGACCCCTGGAGCTGTGGATCAGGCCGAGGACCGCTGCCATCGGCTTGGGATGGATGGGGGGTTGATCAGCTATTGGTTGCAGTTGGGGCTAGCCGACCAGCTGGTGGATTCGCTCGTGGCCAGTAAGGCGCGCCAGATTGAAATTTTGCTGGGCCCCAGAAGCCTGACCCTGGAGCGTCAGCCCTTGCCCGCGCTGCTGCGGCGCTGTTTGCAGGATGCCTGACGCACCTTCAGCTCATGGCTGATCATCGGATCGGCGGCTTTCCCCTGCTTGTTCACCAGCTGCATGGCTTGGTTGACATCGCTGCAGGCCTGATCGAGGCGGCCGAGCAGCGTGTAAAGCAGAGAGCGATCCGTGAGCGGTCCCGGGTCGCTGCGATGGAGATCGACTACAGCATTGCAGCGGCGCAGCGCCCGTTCGAGTCGATTGAGATCAAGGTTCTCCAGACAGGCCTGGGCGGGCAATTCAGGATTGCTGGCCTTGCGGGTCGGGGCTGAGCGGCTACTGCAGCCCAGGCCTGAGACCAACAGGCCGGCCAGAAGTAGGCCGACCACAAGGTGTCTGGGTTCAGTAGCTGTATCGCTGATCACCGTAGGTATTCGAGGAGGAACCGGAGCTGGAGGACTTGGCCTTGGGTTGATCTTGGGGAAGCTTGGCGGAGCGGTCGGATCCCCCGAACAGGTCACCGAGATAGCGACCGCAGTCGGGATAACTGCCGGGATCTTTGACCACAGCCTCGGTGATCATCACAGCAGCATGTTCAGGGGAGGTTTTGAAGACGCTATTGCCCTGACGCTTTATCAGTGCATAAGAAGCTTCCCAGCTGACGGAGTGGTCGTTCCCGTTGCTGCGCATGAAGCAGTAGATCTGGGCGCCTTTGTTGGGTTCGGGCTTATCAGCCGCTTTGACGCCGCTCGCCACCAGGTTGAGCCCGGCGAGTCCGGCCAGGGTAAGGACGGTTGCAAGACGGATCTGGATCCTGGCCATAACTGGACGTTGTAGACGAACTGCGCCAACGTATCGAGTCCGCGGTCGCTGTCCAGAGTCCATTCAGGACTCGCCCATGCCCAGGGGGACTAGCAGTTTCACCACAAGCGGAAGAACGAGAAGCACCGTGATCAGGCGCACGGCATGGAGCGCTGCTACGGCGGCTCCAACGCCAAAGTCGGCACCCACCAGACTCATGCCGCTGATGCCGCCGGGAGCGGCTCCCAGCAGCGCAACCACTGGATCGATCCCGAGGAGCCGGCTGGTCCAGAGCCCCACCACCAGGCCGGTCATCACCAGGGTGACGGTGATCAGGATTGCCGGGCGCCAAAGCTGCTGAAGCTGGTCCAGGGATTCCCTCGTGAGGCCGGTGCCGATCACGGTGCCGATGCCGATCTCGAGGGCGGTGCGGGTGCCAGGGGGCCACTCCGCCTGGGGCAGCCGACCGCTCATGCTGACCAATCCGGCACCAATGAGAGCGCCAGCGAGTGGTGCCGCCGGGATGCCGGTGCGCAGAGCCAGAAGACCGAGGCTTGTTCCTGCCAAGAGATAGACCAGAAGCGTTGCCGGAGCGGGCATGGGGGGATTCCGATCAGGGAAGACTTCCAGTCTGATCTGCGATGTGTTGTCATCGGCTCATTCCCTCCGGTCTTCCCCCGGTCATGACCCAATCCGTGTCCTTCCGCATCACCCGTACGGCTGAGGATGTCGCCCAGACCCTCAACGCGCTCTCTCAGCGTCTGGTGAAACTGGAGCAGCGGTTGGAGAGCGTGGATCTGCAACTGCGTCAGCAGCAGGAGGCCCAGGCCATGCCGGTTGCGGAGATGGAGCGTCTCGATGGAGTCGATCAGATTCTTCAGGACTGCCGTGAACTGCTCCATCAGTCGGAACCTGCTCAGCTCCATGGAGAGGAGGAGCACCAGCACGACCATCAGCATGGCGAGCATGAGCACCACGATGAGGCCATGGCTGCTCGATTAACGGTTGCTTGATCAAGGGGCTGCTTGATCAAGGGGTTGCTTGAGGAACAGGTCGGTATCGCAGCGGGCTGGCCAGGGGTGTCAAAATAAAAAGAAAGCCAACCATGGCACTCTCTAACTCCAGCTCCTGTGCTCCAGCAGGTTCGGTTCGCTTGGGTCGCACGTCGTCCCTCAGCTGCAACCGTAAGGGTTTTATTGAGGGAGGACATCAGCTTGAAAAGCTGGAATTCGCCCTGGCCGTCGCGATGACCCGAGGTGACGAGGGTCGTTCAGCGCTGCTTCGAGCCCAGATTGATGCTCTGGGTGGCAACGTTGAAGAGCCTGGCACCTAAAAGTGCAGCGTTGAGGCTGCTGCGATGCGGCGCATGGGGCCTCAATCGTTTTCATGCCCTGAATTAACAGATCTGGGTGGGTTGTTGCTCAGAACAGCGATAGGATCCTGCATAGATCAAAGCAACAGAATTGACATCCACATTGATCAGATCGACGCCGATCGGATCAGCGATGGCCCCGCCAGCGGCTCGCCCTGATCAGCGTCAGTCCCATTTGAATGAGGCCAAACGTCTGTTTGAGCAGGCGCGCCACGAAGCAGATGCCGGCAATATCAGCGCATCAGGAATTCTGATCCTGAAAGGTCTTGAACAGGAACGACGGGCTGGCGGCGTTGGCCCTCAGGTGATGCAACTCATCAAGCCCAGGCAGTGAGCCGAGAGAGCCTTGTATTCGACAAGCGGGTGACCGGACTCGAACCGGCGACGTTCAGCTTGGGAAGCTGACATTCTACCACTGAATTACACCCGCATGGCGGCAGTTTAAGTCACTGCCGCCGATGGTTTTTGCCTGGATCAGGAGTGAAGGGCGGCAGCGGCAGCGGCCACGCCGGCGCCCACGCTTGTCTTATGCAGACCCATGGTTTGCAACGTGGCCTCAATGGCGGCCACGGCTGTG
Proteins encoded:
- a CDS encoding DEAD/DEAH box helicase: MHPFDAVTQAQIRRIRPRGVWRGAKRGWEFPLAAAKELQAQLGPRFPVRDDLARWMAWHQHPMPPLPSHRQLVALADLDQALPDGRQPLPHQRSGARWLLARRGAVLADEMGLGKTLTVLLAARAMQRALPLELVVVAPVGLHDHWRREADALGLSPTLLSWARLPDDLPEAGTLLVVDEAHFGQSMQAQRTQALLRLARHPRLRAIWLLTGTPMKNGRPDQLYPLLAAIDHPIARDQRQFEERYCQGHWREQAGQRRWQAGGASQLEELRRFTRPLVLHRRKQRLLGLPPKERRFEPLQLEDAEARGMDHRLAQVIEEYRRRVRAGSVRSDAESFAVLTALRRIAAEFKLPAAASLVETLRRQGQAVVLFSSFVEPLHLLQQRLGGVVLSGRLRPEDRQGVVDRFQAGETDLLLSTYGTGGLGFTLHRARRVVLLERPWTPGAVDQAEDRCHRLGMDGGLISYWLQLGLADQLVDSLVASKARQIEILLGPRSLTLERQPLPALLRRCLQDA
- a CDS encoding DUF6554 family protein; the encoded protein is MARIQIRLATVLTLAGLAGLNLVASGVKAADKPEPNKGAQIYCFMRSNGNDHSVSWEASYALIKRQGNSVFKTSPEHAAVMITEAVVKDPGSYPDCGRYLGDLFGGSDRSAKLPQDQPKAKSSSSGSSSNTYGDQRYSY
- a CDS encoding chemotaxis protein; translation: MTQSVSFRITRTAEDVAQTLNALSQRLVKLEQRLESVDLQLRQQQEAQAMPVAEMERLDGVDQILQDCRELLHQSEPAQLHGEEEHQHDHQHGEHEHHDEAMAARLTVA
- a CDS encoding AbrB family transcriptional regulator, which translates into the protein MPAPATLLVYLLAGTSLGLLALRTGIPAAPLAGALIGAGLVSMSGRLPQAEWPPGTRTALEIGIGTVIGTGLTRESLDQLQQLWRPAILITVTLVMTGLVVGLWTSRLLGIDPVVALLGAAPGGISGMSLVGADFGVGAAVAALHAVRLITVLLVLPLVVKLLVPLGMGES